GGCCTGCCCTATCCCGGCATGAGTCCGGACCTGCGCGTGTTGTTGATGCTGACCAAGTACATGCCCTTCGGCATCATTCCCGAAGTGATTCCCGTACTGATACCGGACATCGAAATCCCGATCGTGCAGTACGCGACGCAGAAGAAAACCGATCTCGGCTATATCCAGGAATTGGCCAAGGATGTCGGTTACGTCTTTTACGTCACACCAGGCCCGACACCCGGCACGTCGCAAGCGTATTGGGGGCCGCAAGTGCGCTTCGGCACGCCGCAACAGTGCCTTAATGTCAACATGGATGCCTGGACCAATGTGGAAAGCATCAACTTCCGCTACGAACCGCAGAGTTCGGTGATACCGCTGGTGTTCTATCAGGAGCCCATTACCAAGCTGGTTTTTCCGATACCGATTCCACCGGTGACGCCGTTCAATCCGCCGCTGGGTTCGCTGGTGCCAGTGCCACTCAAAGTGGAACAGATGAACGAGACGGCCAAGTTGCCGATCGCGCAGGCGATCATGCAGGGCATGGCGCGCTCGGTGCAAACCGCCGATGTGATCACCGCCGAAGGCTCGCTGGATGTGCTGCGCTACGGCGACATCCTGCGCGCGCGCAGTCTGGTCGGCATGCGCGGCGCCGGCCTCACTTTCGACGGCGTGTACTACGTGGATAGCGCCACGCATCGGCTGAAACCTGGCGAATACAAGCAAAGCTTCGTGCTCAAGCGCAACGCATTGGTGACCAACGTGCCCGCCGTACCGGCGGCGGCCTATTGAAACAACGGGGAGCGAGTCGATGGAAGTGCGTCCTGGCAAATATCTAGGCAAGTACCGAGCCACGGTGATCGATAACGTCGACCTCATGAAGATTGGTCGGCTGATGGTGCAGATTCCGGCGGTCTCCAACATCCTGCCATCGACCTGGGCCATGCCGTGCATGCCGTTCGGCGGCATTCAATGCGGCATGTATGCGGTGCCGGCCATCGGCGCCGGCGTGTGGGTGGAGTTCGAGCAAGGCAATCCGGACTATCCGATCTGGGTCGGCAGTTATTGGGGTTCGGCAGCGGAAGTACCGGCGCTGGCGCTGGCCTCACCACCCGCCATACAAACCGTGGTGCTGCAAACCATGCTGCAAAACACCTTGATGATCAGCGACGTGCCGGGACCCACCGGCGGCATCCTGATCAAGTCCACCACCGGCGCGATGATCTCGGTGTCGGACACCGGCATCATCATCAGTAACGGCCAGGGTGCGACCATCGTGATGGCAGGGCCGTCGGTCACCGTTAACGCCGGCGCGCTGGTGGTGACGTAAGAGCCTCCCTACGATCCCGGCGTGGCCCGCGCCGAGATCTGTTTGCCTGACGGGCAAGGAGGAACGAAGGCGTGTATGTCGATACACCACTGAGTGAGGACGCAGTCCGGCGGGCACACAGACTCGGCGCGGGCTACGCCGGGATCGTAGGGAGGCTCTAATGCCCGGCTTCCTGCTCCAGCAAGGCGCTACAGTGACCTGCGTGCATGGCGGCCAGGGCATGCCGACGGTGCCCAATGCTGCGGTCACCATCATGGGCATGCCGACTGCATGGCTGTCGGCGCCATGGAGCATCGTCGGCTGCCCCGGCATTCCGGCAGTGCCGCTGCCGCCATGCGTCAGCGCGCAATTCACCACGGGCACTACCCGCGTCACCTCGTTCGGCCAACCGCTGCTGTGCATCAGCAGCACGGCCAATTGCCTTCCGAACGGCACGCCGGCGATAGCCAGCGTCGCCCAGACGCGCGTCACGGCGCTGTGAGGCGACGATGAACCTGGCCTTCCCCTACCACTTCGACGCGACCGGGCACACCGCGCAAACCGATCCGTTGACGCACATCAGCGACATGATCGAGCAGATTCTGTTCACCTCGCCCGGTGAGCGCGTCAACCGCCCCACTTTCGGCAGCGGCACCGCGCAACTGGTGTTTTCGCCCAATAGCGATGTGCTGGCGGCGGCACAGCAGAACGTGATCCAGGCCGGTTTGCAGATGTGGCTATCCGATCTGATCCGCGTGCAGGCGGTCAACGTAGTGGTGCAGGAATCGACCTTGCAGATCACCGTGGTCTACACCGTCATCCAGACCCAGCAGCAACAGACGCAGCAGTTCGTGTACGGCGGCGGGGGCGGCTCATGATCTACTTCTGCGCGCAAAAGAATCGCCGCGATCTGGTACTGGCCAGCAACTCGCTCAACGGCATCGATTATCTGGAGGTGCCAGGCATGTGCGGCTGCGGCACCCAGTTGGCGGTGACGTTTCTCAAGGATGCGCGCGCACTGGCGCTTGCCCCAGCCAATATCGTCATCACCGGCGACACGCCTTTGCAGGTCACCGCGATCACGCCGGCCAGCGATGAAGATCCGCGGGTCATCACGGTGCAGTTGAACGAAACCGGTGATTTCTCGCGCTATACGTTTTCGCTGGTGGCAGCGCCCGATGTCGTCGATCCGCCGGAAGGACTCGACCCGCAACTGTCCACGCTGAGCTTTTCCTTCAAGGCGGGTTGCCCCACGCCGGTCGATTGTCTGCCAGCCGAGAGTTGTCCGCCGCCTGCGCAGACACCGCCCGACATCAATTATCTCGCCAAGGACTACGGCGGCTTCCTGCAGGTGATGCAAGACCGCATGTCGGTGCTGGTGCCGGGTTGGACGGAAACGCATGCGGCGGACATGGGCGTGGCAATGATGGAAGCGCTCGCCTACGCCGCCGATCACCTGAGCTACCAGCAGGACGCTGTCAGCACCGAAGCCTATTTGAATACCGCGCGCAGCCGCATTTCGTTGCGCCGTCATGCGCGGCTGGTCGATGACATGATCGGCGAAGGCTGCAATGCGCGCGTGTGGATGTATCTTGAAACACTGGCCGACGGCGTGGTCATTCCCCAGGGCACCGAATTCTACGTGCGCACACCAGGTCTGCCTGCGGTCATCGATCCGAGCAATCTGCAACAGGTGCAGTTGCTTCAAGGCAGCACGCAACCCATCTTCGCCAGCCTGCAGGCAACACAACTATTTCTGGAGCAGAACCAGATCGACTTTTATACCTGGGGCGACGCCGATTGCTGTCTTCCGGCCGGCGCTACGCAGGCGACCCTGGTTGGCCATCTGAATTCACTCGCACCCGACTCGATGCTGATCTTCCAAGAGGCGCTTGGTCCACTTACCGGCAGCCCCGACGATGCCGATCCTACCCATCGCTGGGCGGTGCGCCTGACGAGTGTTACCACGACGAATTACCAAGGGCTGCCGCTCTGCGATCCGCTCAACGGCCAACCGATCACCCGCATTGCCTGGTCAAGCGACGATGCCTTGCCGTTCCCGTTATGCCTGTCATCCACGACCTCGGCAACGGCCGGCGGGCAACCGCTGTACAACGCGAGTGTTGCACTGGGCAATATCGTGCCCGCCGATCACGGCATCTGGATTGAAAACGAATCCCTCGGCAACGTGCCCGCCGCGCCACCGGCTCCGGATGCCGACACCCGTTGCCCATGCGGCGCCACATCCAGCAGCACACCCGCACCTATCGCGCCGCTGCCGCGCTTTTATCCTGAGCTATCGCAGGCGCCGCTCACTTTCACCATCGCCTACGATGCGACCGCGCCCGCTACGGCATTTCCGATCGGTGAAGCCAGCGGCGCACTCGCGCAAATCCATCTGTTGAGCGACGACGGCCAATCCTGGCAACCGGTGGAAGATCTGTTGGCCAGCGGCCCGGAAGATGCGTTGTTCATTCCGGAAATCGAATACACCGGCGCCGTGTTCCTGCGCTTCGGCGACGATCAATACGGACAGGCTCCCGCCAGCGGCCTGAGTTTCACCGCCCATTACCGCATCGGCAACGGCAGCGTCGGCAATGTGGGGCACGACGCCATCGCCCATGTGATTTTTGCGCCTCATACCTTGCGCAGCGTGCGCAATCCGCTGGCGGCGGCAGGCGGCACCGATGCGGAGAGCATGGAGCACATTTGCCAATACGCCCCGTATGCCTTCCAAACCCAGGAACGCTGCGTCACCGAAGCGGACTACGGCAGCATGGCGGCACAGATCAGTGGCGTCGAACAAGCGCGCGGCACCCTCCGCTGGACCGGTAGCTGGTATACCGCCTTCGTCTCGGTGGAGCCGGTCACCCGCCTGACCACGCCACTGATCCGCGGCACCACACAACGCTTGAACCTGCTGCGCATGATGGGCACCGACCTGGCGGTGGAAGGCGCGGTGATGGTTGGCCTGCAGATCACCCTGCAAATCTGCGTGGATCCGGCGTACTTCCAGGGCGATGTGTATGCCGCGCTGATGCGCGTGTTCATCACCGGCAATCAATGCAACGGGCAGACGGGCCTGCTCAATGCCAGCCAATTCACCTTCGGCGAAATGGTGTACGCCAGTCCGTTGATTGCCGCGGCGCAAGCCGTGGATGGCGTGCTCTCCGCATCCCTGACCACGTTTACCCGCATGGACAACCCTTGGGTCAACGGCGTTGCGCAAGGTTATCTCGGCCTGGGACCGCTGGAGATTGCCTGCTGCGATAACGATCCGGATCACCTCGACCACGGCTTGTTCACCTTGCAAATGGACGGCGGCAAATGAACGACTGCCAGACCACCATCGAACAGCTCTGCGGCTGCTGCACCGGCATCACGTTGGAAACGCCGGAAGCGATCAGCAATCCGCCAGCCTTGCCGGCCATCGCCTATCGCGTCGGCCGCTACGCCACGTTCAATGCCAGCATGCTCGCCGAATTGTCGGAATCGGCGTTTACGCCACTGCAACTGCTTAGCACGCGCGATAGCACCGACTTCTCCATCGCCTTGATCGACAGTTGGTCCGTGGTGCTGGACATCCTCACGTTTTACCAGGAGCGCTTCGCCAACGAAGCCTTCCTGCGCACGGCCGTCGATCAACGCTCGGTGTATGAACTGTCGGCACTGATCGGTTATGTACCTTCGCCGGGTGTGGCGGCCTCGGCCATCCTCTCCTTTACGCTGCTGAACGCACCGGGTGCGCCCGACCATGTGCCGATCCCGCAAGGCTCACGCGTGCAGAGCGTGCCTGGCCCTGGCCAGACGGCGCAGGTGTTCGAAACCTCGGCCGCCATCACCGCACTGATCGACTACAACGCCCTGCCCGCACAAGCCACCGTACCGTGGCAGTTGTATGGCAGCGATACCAGCACGTGGATCCAGGGCACGTCCAACAACATCAGCGTCGGCGACGTGCTGTTGTTTGTCAGCGCCAGCCACGGCGTTCCCAGCAATACCGGTCCTGGCGATGTGCACTACGTGGTGGAAGTGAATGTCGATTCGAATGCGAAGATGATGCAGATCGTCTGGGACAGCGAACTAGTCAGCAGCTTCACCGCCGGCATGACCGCGCAACAGGTCTGCATTTACGTATTTGGCAAGAAAGTCGCGCTGTATGGTGCGCAGGCACCGAATGCGGCCAGCCTGCCGGTATCGACCACGCAGTACATCACGGGATACAACGGTTCCGGCGCCGATTGGGATTTCGACCAGTACGTCATCGGTTCGCAGATGATCAACCTGGATGCTTCGTATCCAGGGCTCAATCCTTCGACTGATGTACCGCAGTGGATCGTGCTGACTTATACGCAAAATGGATACGCGATGACGTCGTTCTTTCCGATCACGGTAGCGGCGGAATCCAATCCCAATATGTACACGCTGACCACCAAGACCACCCAGCTCACCCTCGCCATGGGCGAAAACCTGGGCGACACCATCGGTACGCAGATCGACAACATCTTGTCGACCTACGTCAGTGCCACCCGCAACGTCACTGCCTATATACAGAGTACGCAGCTAACGCCGGCCAACCTGCCCTTGGCACAGTGGAACGACAACCCCGCTTATGCGATTCCCGCCGGCATGCAGGCGCCGGTGGCCGGCAGCAGTTTGACCACACCCGGCGCCGCGCCCATCGCAGCGGGACAGCCGGGCCTGCTGATAGCTGTCGCGGGGGCCAGCATTACGGTCAACGGCGGACAACAGATCGCGGTGGGCCAGCCGATTGGCGTTTCCGGACTGCGTGCGCGTCTGCAAGTGCTGCCCTCGGCGGGAGCCACTTTCACGCCCGCGCAATCCACCGCTTCGCTCACCGTGGCGGACAATCAGATCTTCCTGGTGAATGTGTATCCGCCCACCGTTCCCA
The sequence above is a segment of the Dyella sp. M7H15-1 genome. Coding sequences within it:
- a CDS encoding phage baseplate assembly protein V, whose protein sequence is MEVRPGKYLGKYRATVIDNVDLMKIGRLMVQIPAVSNILPSTWAMPCMPFGGIQCGMYAVPAIGAGVWVEFEQGNPDYPIWVGSYWGSAAEVPALALASPPAIQTVVLQTMLQNTLMISDVPGPTGGILIKSTTGAMISVSDTGIIISNGQGATIVMAGPSVTVNAGALVVT
- a CDS encoding baseplate J/gp47 family protein; translated protein: MIYFCAQKNRRDLVLASNSLNGIDYLEVPGMCGCGTQLAVTFLKDARALALAPANIVITGDTPLQVTAITPASDEDPRVITVQLNETGDFSRYTFSLVAAPDVVDPPEGLDPQLSTLSFSFKAGCPTPVDCLPAESCPPPAQTPPDINYLAKDYGGFLQVMQDRMSVLVPGWTETHAADMGVAMMEALAYAADHLSYQQDAVSTEAYLNTARSRISLRRHARLVDDMIGEGCNARVWMYLETLADGVVIPQGTEFYVRTPGLPAVIDPSNLQQVQLLQGSTQPIFASLQATQLFLEQNQIDFYTWGDADCCLPAGATQATLVGHLNSLAPDSMLIFQEALGPLTGSPDDADPTHRWAVRLTSVTTTNYQGLPLCDPLNGQPITRIAWSSDDALPFPLCLSSTTSATAGGQPLYNASVALGNIVPADHGIWIENESLGNVPAAPPAPDADTRCPCGATSSSTPAPIAPLPRFYPELSQAPLTFTIAYDATAPATAFPIGEASGALAQIHLLSDDGQSWQPVEDLLASGPEDALFIPEIEYTGAVFLRFGDDQYGQAPASGLSFTAHYRIGNGSVGNVGHDAIAHVIFAPHTLRSVRNPLAAAGGTDAESMEHICQYAPYAFQTQERCVTEADYGSMAAQISGVEQARGTLRWTGSWYTAFVSVEPVTRLTTPLIRGTTQRLNLLRMMGTDLAVEGAVMVGLQITLQICVDPAYFQGDVYAALMRVFITGNQCNGQTGLLNASQFTFGEMVYASPLIAAAQAVDGVLSASLTTFTRMDNPWVNGVAQGYLGLGPLEIACCDNDPDHLDHGLFTLQMDGGK
- a CDS encoding putative baseplate assembly protein — its product is MNDCQTTIEQLCGCCTGITLETPEAISNPPALPAIAYRVGRYATFNASMLAELSESAFTPLQLLSTRDSTDFSIALIDSWSVVLDILTFYQERFANEAFLRTAVDQRSVYELSALIGYVPSPGVAASAILSFTLLNAPGAPDHVPIPQGSRVQSVPGPGQTAQVFETSAAITALIDYNALPAQATVPWQLYGSDTSTWIQGTSNNISVGDVLLFVSASHGVPSNTGPGDVHYVVEVNVDSNAKMMQIVWDSELVSSFTAGMTAQQVCIYVFGKKVALYGAQAPNAASLPVSTTQYITGYNGSGADWDFDQYVIGSQMINLDASYPGLNPSTDVPQWIVLTYTQNGYAMTSFFPITVAAESNPNMYTLTTKTTQLTLAMGENLGDTIGTQIDNILSTYVSATRNVTAYIQSTQLTPANLPLAQWNDNPAYAIPAGMQAPVAGSSLTTPGAAPIAAGQPGLLIAVAGASITVNGGQQIAVGQPIGVSGLRARLQVLPSAGATFTPAQSTASLTVADNQIFLVNVYPPTVPTGGGTPNWSVQTLSGIQGTLQVANSYVQLLPASSSDPSAGEAAMVNAVTVDGDLTTLGLLSPLNGLYDATTVNVNANAVMATNGQTVQEILGSGNAANSALQFTLKQPPLTYVTAPTGNGTQSTLQVWVNNLQWQEVPNLLSSGPADRVYTTSINASGATVVRFGNGTEGACPPTGQNNIRAVYRSGIGSGGMVAAGQLSQPLDRPQGLMSVTNPSPASGAADPATAPEARASAPLPTLTIGRIVSLEDYQNFALNFAGIAKAVAAWAYYNGRCSIFLTVVGANGATFAADDPVIISLTKALRTYGNPYVPLNVVSYVPIHFQIVANIDIDETDYDPNQVMAQVWQNLGNAFAFDQLELAQNVAASTIVQIIQQTPGVIALQLQGLFPSGSPSTTVPAQLCAAGAMPPQGAQMLLLDPASQGNLGIWSP
- a CDS encoding GPW/gp25 family protein — protein: MNLAFPYHFDATGHTAQTDPLTHISDMIEQILFTSPGERVNRPTFGSGTAQLVFSPNSDVLAAAQQNVIQAGLQMWLSDLIRVQAVNVVVQESTLQITVVYTVIQTQQQQTQQFVYGGGGGS